Proteins encoded within one genomic window of Companilactobacillus sp.:
- the radA gene encoding DNA repair protein RadA gives MAKSKSKFVCQSCGYVSPKYLGRCPNCGSWNQMVEEVEHVESIKATPSRRTSDLEAKPLKINDVAFEKEPRIKTDLSELNRVLGGGIVPGSLILIGGDPGIGKSTLLLQVSGQLQKTNGKVLYVSGEESASQIKMRADRLGISGDNLFVYPQTDMSYIRQTIDEMKPDYLIIDSVQTMDEPEISSAVGSVSQIREVTAELMNIAKQQNITVFVVGHVTKGGAIAGPKVLEHMVDTVLYFEGDTHHSYRILRSVKNRFGSTNEIGIFEMQTKGLTEVENPSEIFLEERLKDTNGSAVVVSMEGTRPILVEIQSLITPTIFGNAKRTATGLDHNRVSVIMAVLEKRGNLMLQNQDAYLKSTGGVKLDEPAIDLALAMSIASSYKNLGISATDCFVGEVGLTGEIRRVNRIDQRVNEAEKLGFKRIFVPKNNLGDWVKDQKIQIIGVSTVTEAMNKTF, from the coding sequence GTGGCAAAATCAAAAAGTAAGTTTGTATGTCAAAGTTGTGGATATGTTTCGCCGAAGTACTTGGGCCGTTGTCCAAACTGTGGTTCATGGAATCAAATGGTCGAAGAAGTCGAGCACGTTGAATCGATTAAGGCAACACCTAGTCGCAGAACTAGTGATTTAGAGGCCAAACCTTTAAAGATCAATGACGTTGCTTTTGAAAAAGAACCTCGGATCAAAACTGATCTATCTGAACTTAATCGAGTTCTCGGTGGCGGTATCGTTCCTGGGTCATTGATTTTGATTGGTGGAGATCCGGGTATTGGTAAATCAACGCTTTTGTTGCAAGTGTCGGGACAACTTCAAAAGACTAACGGCAAAGTGTTGTACGTTTCAGGTGAGGAATCCGCTTCTCAGATCAAGATGCGTGCTGACCGTTTAGGAATCAGCGGCGATAATTTATTCGTTTATCCACAAACTGATATGAGTTATATTCGTCAAACTATTGATGAAATGAAACCAGATTATTTGATCATCGATTCTGTCCAAACGATGGATGAACCGGAGATCTCATCAGCTGTCGGCAGCGTTTCACAGATTCGTGAAGTCACGGCAGAATTGATGAATATTGCTAAACAACAAAATATTACGGTTTTTGTAGTTGGACACGTTACCAAGGGTGGTGCGATTGCTGGACCAAAGGTACTGGAACACATGGTAGATACAGTGCTATATTTTGAGGGGGATACGCATCACAGTTATCGTATTCTCAGGTCGGTCAAAAATCGTTTTGGTTCAACTAACGAGATCGGTATTTTTGAAATGCAGACTAAGGGTCTGACTGAAGTGGAAAATCCATCAGAGATTTTCTTAGAGGAACGACTCAAGGATACTAACGGATCAGCAGTTGTCGTGTCGATGGAAGGGACTCGTCCGATTTTGGTCGAGATCCAATCGTTGATCACGCCAACAATTTTTGGAAATGCCAAACGTACTGCAACAGGTCTAGATCACAACCGTGTGTCAGTGATCATGGCTGTGTTAGAAAAACGTGGCAATTTGATGCTTCAAAATCAAGATGCTTACTTGAAATCCACTGGCGGCGTTAAATTAGATGAACCAGCGATCGACCTAGCTTTAGCAATGTCAATTGCTTCTAGTTACAAGAATTTAGGAATATCTGCAACCGATTGTTTCGTTGGAGAAGTTGGTCTGACAGGCGAGATCAGACGTGTCAATCGGATCGACCAACGTGTTAATGAAGCTGAAAAATTAGGATTCAAACGGATCTTTGTCCCTAAGAACAATCTCGGCGATTGGGTCAAGGACCAAAAGATTCAAATCATCGGCGTTAGCACGGTAACTGAAGCAATGAACAAAACATTTTAA
- a CDS encoding PIN/TRAM domain-containing protein, with amino-acid sequence MRKILVNAIFALIGIAVGVTVLPTLWRATGIADVRLVNNGYVDGLTGGLIFYFFSFPFVEPITNLNTRIEKSLSSRSPGWIIFGSIFLIGGLILANIISIPFYMMSSLVFNTIIPLILMIIFGFIGFRIGTTRRNDWRSFSSKRKSSNDKLESDGQIIQRSTEKEFYPYKILDTSVIIDGRVHQLAQTGFLEGKLMIPDFVVHELQLISDSADQQKRERGRRGLDILNEMKMDQTINYETTTRDYDNIPEVDNKLLKLAKEIGGAVLTNDYNLNKVSEFQNVKVLNINELAKVLKPTVLPGETMTVKVIKDGTEREQGVAYLEDGTMVVVEEGKYFINKSLEVVVTSALQTDAGKMIFAKPLHSLKGIQEKNPKKPADKKPSNNRNKRGERKSGKQGK; translated from the coding sequence ATGCGCAAAATTTTAGTTAATGCTATTTTTGCCTTGATTGGGATTGCCGTCGGCGTGACGGTCCTTCCAACCTTATGGCGTGCAACTGGTATTGCGGACGTGCGTCTAGTTAATAATGGGTATGTCGACGGACTTACTGGCGGCCTTATTTTTTATTTCTTTTCATTTCCTTTCGTCGAACCCATTACTAACCTCAATACCAGAATTGAAAAAAGTCTTAGTTCCAGATCGCCAGGGTGGATCATCTTTGGTTCGATCTTTTTGATCGGTGGTCTGATCTTAGCCAACATCATCTCGATTCCTTTTTACATGATGTCATCGTTGGTATTTAATACCATCATTCCACTGATCCTGATGATCATTTTCGGCTTTATCGGATTTAGGATCGGAACTACAAGACGAAATGATTGGCGGAGTTTTTCTTCCAAACGTAAATCGTCCAATGACAAGTTGGAAAGCGATGGACAGATCATCCAACGTTCAACTGAAAAAGAATTTTATCCTTATAAAATTTTGGATACGTCAGTCATCATTGATGGCCGAGTTCATCAATTAGCTCAAACCGGTTTTTTGGAAGGGAAGTTGATGATCCCAGATTTTGTTGTTCATGAACTGCAACTGATCTCTGATTCAGCCGACCAGCAAAAGCGTGAACGTGGACGTCGTGGTCTCGATATCTTAAATGAGATGAAGATGGACCAAACGATCAATTACGAGACAACTACTCGTGACTATGACAATATTCCTGAGGTCGATAACAAATTGTTAAAATTAGCCAAAGAAATAGGTGGTGCTGTTTTAACAAACGACTATAATCTTAATAAGGTCAGTGAATTTCAGAATGTCAAAGTTTTGAATATTAACGAACTAGCCAAAGTTTTGAAACCAACGGTTTTGCCAGGAGAAACAATGACTGTTAAAGTTATAAAGGATGGTACCGAACGAGAACAAGGTGTCGCATACCTAGAAGATGGTACGATGGTCGTTGTTGAGGAAGGTAAATACTTTATCAACAAGTCGCTAGAAGTTGTTGTTACTAGTGCTTTACAAACAGATGCTGGTAAAATGATCTTTGCGAAACCTTTGCATTCTTTAAAAGGTATCCAGGAAAAGAATCCAAAGAAGCCTGCGGATAAGAAACCAAGCAATAACAGAAACAAAAGGGGAGAACGAAAAAGTGGCAAACAAGGCAAATAA
- the gltX gene encoding glutamate--tRNA ligase, which translates to MANKANNDIRVRYAPSPTGHLHIGNARTAIFNYLFARHHKGTFVIRIEDTDTKRNVEGGEKSQLENLKWLGVDWDEGPDVGGDYGPYRQSERKDIYQKYIQELLDKGLAYESYMTEEELTKMREDQEARGEMPHYEYEFAGMSDDEKAQKIQAAKDAGLKPVVRIHVPLDKKYEWDDIVKGKVSIESNTLGGDWVIQKRDGMPTYNFAVVVDDHLMKISHVLRGDDHVANTPKQLMIYEALGWEAPKFGHMTLIINTETGKKLSKRDESVLQFIEQYRELGYLPEAMFNFITLLGWSPVGEDEIFTRKQFIKIFDENRLSKSPAKFDQKKLEWVNNQYVKKADVSEITDLTLENLIAAGRIEKNPDTNTIQWVRHLTELYMPQMSFTNQIVELADVFFNQPEVLTDDEQAELNDDDARTAIEDLRGKLEKLDRFTAAQIMNAIQGVRADTGVKGRKLYMPARIATTRTMHGPAIAEAIELFGKEAALKNIDKTLDQMK; encoded by the coding sequence GTGGCAAACAAGGCAAATAATGATATTCGAGTTAGATATGCTCCAAGTCCTACAGGACATTTACATATAGGTAATGCAAGAACTGCAATTTTCAACTACCTATTTGCACGTCATCATAAAGGAACATTTGTGATCCGTATCGAAGATACAGATACAAAGCGTAACGTTGAAGGCGGCGAAAAGAGTCAACTTGAAAACCTCAAGTGGCTCGGTGTCGATTGGGACGAAGGTCCAGACGTTGGTGGAGATTATGGTCCATACCGTCAATCAGAACGTAAAGATATCTACCAAAAATATATCCAAGAACTTCTTGATAAAGGTTTAGCTTACGAGTCATACATGACTGAAGAAGAACTAACAAAGATGCGTGAAGATCAAGAAGCACGTGGCGAAATGCCTCATTACGAATATGAATTTGCTGGAATGAGCGATGATGAAAAGGCTCAAAAGATCCAAGCTGCTAAAGATGCTGGCCTCAAACCAGTTGTTCGTATCCACGTACCATTAGATAAGAAATACGAATGGGACGATATCGTTAAGGGTAAAGTTTCCATTGAATCAAATACTTTAGGTGGCGACTGGGTCATCCAAAAACGTGATGGCATGCCAACATACAACTTTGCCGTTGTTGTCGACGACCATTTGATGAAGATCTCACACGTTTTACGTGGTGATGATCACGTTGCAAATACTCCTAAACAATTAATGATCTATGAAGCACTTGGCTGGGAAGCACCTAAGTTCGGTCATATGACTTTGATCATCAATACTGAAACTGGTAAAAAGTTAAGTAAGCGTGATGAATCAGTTCTCCAATTCATCGAGCAATATCGTGAACTAGGTTACTTGCCAGAAGCTATGTTTAACTTCATTACGCTTCTAGGCTGGTCGCCAGTGGGTGAAGACGAGATCTTTACTCGCAAGCAATTCATCAAGATCTTCGACGAAAATCGTTTGAGCAAGTCACCTGCCAAGTTTGACCAAAAGAAACTCGAATGGGTCAACAACCAATACGTTAAAAAGGCTGACGTTAGTGAGATCACTGATTTAACATTGGAAAACTTGATCGCAGCTGGTCGCATTGAAAAGAATCCTGATACTAATACGATCCAATGGGTTAGACATTTGACAGAACTATACATGCCACAAATGAGTTTTACTAACCAAATCGTTGAATTAGCTGACGTTTTCTTCAATCAACCAGAAGTATTGACTGACGACGAACAAGCAGAATTAAACGACGACGATGCTCGTACAGCTATTGAAGACTTGCGTGGCAAGCTTGAAAAGCTTGACCGTTTCACAGCTGCACAAATCATGAATGCCATCCAAGGCGTTCGTGCTGATACTGGCGTTAAAGGTAGAAAGCTTTACATGCCTGCCCGTATCGCAACTACCAGAACTATGCATGGTCCAGCAATTGCTGAAGCAATCGAATTGTTCGGTAAAGAAGCTGCCTTGAAGAATATCGATAAAACATTAGATCAAATGAAATAA
- the cysS gene encoding cysteine--tRNA ligase produces MLKIFNTYTREKEEFKSIHPDQVNMYVCGPTVYNYIHIGNGRSIVAFDTIRRYLEYLGYDVKFVSNFTDVDDKMIKEAARENITVPEVADKFIKAFFEDIDELNVQRATVNPRATDNIPEIIEFIKVLIEKDYAYESDGDVFYRARKFKNYGKLSDMDIDQLVEGASEHIGEAEFDKKQDPIDFALWKAAKPGEINWDSPWGKGRPGWHIECSVMSTKYLGNNFDIHGGGQDLEFPHHENEIAQSEAETGEKFVNYWMHNGFVTVENNEKMSKSLGNFVTVHDLVKTTDPQVIRFFLSSTHYRRPLEYSKSNLQKAADNLDKIKTAYNNLSFRLKDASGAKDDTIADQISKITDDFKTAMNDDFNVQNGLTSIFELVTLANNYSAQDAVNEDNAKEILKAIETLAGIMGVKFNGQDELSDEIQSLVDQRDEARANKDFATSDKLRDQLKDMGVILEDTPQGTRWHIDD; encoded by the coding sequence ATGCTAAAAATATTTAATACTTATACGCGTGAAAAAGAAGAATTTAAATCGATTCATCCTGATCAAGTGAATATGTATGTCTGTGGTCCCACAGTCTATAACTACATTCATATCGGGAACGGTCGCTCGATCGTAGCTTTTGACACGATCAGACGTTATTTAGAGTATTTAGGATACGACGTTAAATTCGTATCTAACTTCACTGATGTCGACGACAAGATGATCAAAGAGGCGGCTCGAGAAAATATTACCGTTCCAGAAGTTGCCGATAAGTTCATAAAAGCTTTTTTTGAAGACATCGATGAGCTAAATGTTCAACGTGCGACTGTCAATCCTAGAGCTACTGACAATATTCCTGAGATCATTGAATTCATTAAGGTCTTGATCGAAAAAGACTATGCTTATGAATCTGATGGGGATGTCTTTTATCGTGCCAGAAAGTTCAAGAATTACGGCAAGCTCTCGGATATGGACATTGACCAACTAGTTGAAGGTGCTTCAGAACACATTGGTGAAGCTGAGTTCGACAAGAAGCAAGATCCAATCGATTTTGCTTTGTGGAAAGCTGCTAAACCTGGTGAGATCAATTGGGATTCACCATGGGGTAAAGGTCGCCCAGGCTGGCACATTGAGTGCTCAGTTATGTCGACTAAATATCTTGGCAATAACTTCGACATTCACGGTGGTGGCCAAGATCTTGAGTTCCCACATCATGAAAATGAAATTGCTCAGTCAGAGGCTGAAACTGGTGAGAAATTCGTCAACTATTGGATGCACAATGGATTCGTTACGGTCGAAAATAACGAGAAGATGAGTAAGTCACTGGGTAACTTCGTTACGGTCCACGACTTAGTTAAGACGACTGACCCACAAGTTATCCGTTTCTTCTTATCATCAACTCATTATCGTCGTCCACTAGAATATTCCAAATCCAATTTGCAAAAAGCAGCCGATAACTTAGACAAGATCAAAACAGCTTACAACAACTTGAGCTTCCGTCTAAAGGATGCCAGTGGAGCAAAAGATGATACGATTGCTGATCAAATCTCCAAGATAACTGACGATTTCAAGACTGCCATGAACGATGACTTTAATGTTCAAAACGGTTTGACTTCGATTTTTGAATTGGTGACACTAGCTAACAATTACAGTGCTCAAGACGCTGTAAATGAGGACAATGCTAAAGAGATTTTGAAGGCTATTGAAACACTCGCCGGCATCATGGGCGTTAAATTCAACGGCCAAGACGAGTTGTCAGACGAGATCCAATCATTAGTTGATCAACGTGACGAAGCTAGAGCCAATAAAGATTTTGCTACCAGCGACAAGTTACGTGATCAATTAAAGGACATGGGCGTTATTTTGGAAGATACTCCGCAAGGAACACGGTGGCATATAGATGATTAA
- a CDS encoding Mini-ribonuclease 3 codes for MIKIEQLNGVTLAYLGDAVYEVYIREHLLETGTTKVNDLQKMAKHFVSAKAQASLINLMVEQDVLSEDELRIYKNGRNAKKYTKAKNTDVVTYHMSTGFEALMGYLDITHNKTRLEELIKWCIQKVEAGETDAK; via the coding sequence ATGATTAAGATAGAACAATTAAACGGAGTAACCTTGGCTTATCTTGGCGATGCAGTCTACGAAGTTTATATTCGTGAGCATTTGCTCGAGACCGGAACGACCAAAGTCAACGACCTTCAAAAAATGGCGAAGCATTTTGTTTCCGCCAAAGCACAAGCATCTTTGATCAACTTGATGGTCGAACAAGACGTCTTGTCTGAAGATGAATTAAGAATTTATAAGAACGGACGTAATGCCAAAAAGTACACTAAAGCTAAAAATACTGACGTGGTGACTTATCACATGTCAACAGGCTTTGAAGCTTTAATGGGCTATTTGGACATCACTCACAATAAAACCCGTTTAGAAGAACTAATTAAATGGTGTATTCAAAAAGTCGAGGCAGGTGAAACAGATGCCAAATAA
- the rlmB gene encoding 23S rRNA (guanosine(2251)-2'-O)-methyltransferase RlmB: MPNNRDNNSEETELIFGTHAVVELLKSPTANQRVNKVLVQKDLKSEHIGEVIKLAKRDRLIVQEVPKNKLDQITDGGTHQGMAAYIAPYQYAEMDAIFDSAQKKGTDPFILILDKIEDPHNLGSIMRTADAVGVDGIIIPKHRSTGLTSVVAKTSTGAIEHVPVVRVTNLVNTIKDLKKRNVWVFGTAMEGHNYRQWNAKGAIALVIGNEGKGVSPLVQKQVDETLSIPMVGHVQSLNASVATGVLLYQAFASRNA, encoded by the coding sequence ATGCCAAATAATAGAGATAATAACTCTGAAGAAACAGAATTGATCTTTGGCACGCACGCAGTGGTTGAATTACTCAAGTCGCCAACTGCCAATCAACGTGTCAACAAAGTTTTAGTCCAAAAAGATTTAAAGAGCGAACACATTGGCGAAGTTATTAAACTCGCAAAACGTGACCGATTGATCGTCCAAGAGGTTCCCAAGAATAAATTGGATCAGATCACTGACGGTGGAACTCACCAAGGGATGGCAGCTTATATTGCACCTTATCAATATGCAGAAATGGATGCGATTTTTGACAGTGCCCAGAAAAAAGGTACAGATCCATTCATCTTGATCTTGGATAAGATTGAAGATCCCCATAACCTTGGTTCGATCATGCGTACGGCTGATGCCGTTGGAGTCGATGGAATCATCATTCCTAAGCACCGTTCGACCGGATTGACTTCAGTCGTTGCCAAAACTTCAACTGGTGCTATTGAACACGTACCAGTAGTCCGGGTAACCAACCTTGTTAACACGATCAAAGACTTGAAGAAACGCAATGTCTGGGTCTTTGGAACCGCCATGGAAGGCCACAACTACCGTCAATGGAATGCTAAGGGAGCAATCGCATTAGTCATCGGAAACGAAGGCAAGGGCGTATCGCCACTAGTTCAAAAGCAAGTTGACGAAACATTAAGTATCCCAATGGTCGGACACGTGCAAAGTTTGAATGCCAGTGTCGCTACTGGAGTGCTGTTGTATCAAGCATTTGCTTCAAGAAATGCATAA
- a CDS encoding sigma-70 family RNA polymerase sigma factor, with translation MTVSVEKDLIVRVKNHNDSDALQLLIQKYQPMIDNMHNMYWLNGYDKSDWYQESYIVCYETCQKFDGTQGSRFANFFKMRFNNHIVSLIRAQRAAKRAVNVEACSYEELLLNSESILEFLHKPAPRTMDLINHLEMLIEDLSDLELAAFQVILGDLSMQDVCERLNCTDQQLIRAASRCKTKISRRLNEM, from the coding sequence ATGACTGTTAGTGTAGAAAAAGATCTAATTGTACGTGTGAAGAACCATAATGATTCTGATGCTTTGCAACTACTGATTCAAAAATATCAGCCGATGATCGACAATATGCATAATATGTATTGGTTGAATGGCTATGATAAAAGCGATTGGTATCAAGAATCTTATATTGTTTGTTATGAAACTTGTCAAAAATTCGATGGCACCCAAGGCTCAAGGTTTGCCAATTTTTTCAAGATGCGTTTTAATAACCACATTGTGTCTTTGATTAGAGCTCAGCGTGCTGCCAAGCGTGCAGTGAACGTTGAAGCTTGTTCTTATGAAGAATTATTATTAAACAGCGAGAGCATTTTGGAATTTTTGCATAAACCTGCACCTAGAACCATGGATTTGATCAATCACCTGGAAATGTTGATTGAAGATCTCAGCGACCTCGAATTAGCTGCATTTCAAGTTATTTTGGGAGATTTGTCGATGCAAGATGTTTGTGAACGTCTTAATTGTACTGACCAACAGCTGATAAGAGCTGCTAGTAGATGCAAGACAAAAATATCCCGAAGACTCAATGAGATGTAA
- the rpmG gene encoding 50S ribosomal protein L33, translating into MGLRKVALACSVCGSRNYTITENPNRTERLEVMKFCKHCGKHTLHKETR; encoded by the coding sequence ATGGGACTAAGAAAAGTTGCCTTGGCTTGTAGCGTTTGCGGCTCACGTAATTACACGATTACTGAGAACCCAAATAGAACTGAACGACTTGAAGTTATGAAGTTCTGCAAGCATTGCGGTAAACATACATTACATAAAGAAACGCGTTAA
- the secE gene encoding preprotein translocase subunit SecE yields the protein MRLFRFFGSVRKEMKLVVWPTWKENRRDTWTVIMTSLMYAVFFALVDWALVAILQHLIMGK from the coding sequence ATGAGACTATTTAGATTTTTTGGCAGTGTTAGAAAAGAAATGAAGTTGGTTGTTTGGCCAACATGGAAAGAAAACAGAAGAGATACATGGACTGTTATCATGACATCACTGATGTACGCTGTCTTCTTTGCTTTAGTTGATTGGGCATTAGTTGCAATTTTGCAACATCTAATCATGGGCAAGTAA